ACACCTTGGACGCGATGATCGGTTACCGCTCCGAGAAGTACCGGAACTTCGGATGGGCCGCAGCCAAGTTCGACGATCTGGTCAATCTTGCGCCTGCCCGATTGACGGGCGTCATCACGGCCGCGTCGGCACCGCTGGTCGGCGGTTCGCCGCGCGAGTCGCTCGCGGCCTGGCGACGCGACGCGTCGGCGCATCCCAGTCCGAATGCGGGCGTGGCCGAGGCCACCGCTGCGGGAGCCTTGGGTATCTCACTTGGTGGACGCACGCAGTACGCGCACGGCGTCGAAATGCGTCCCGTGCTCGGAAACGGGCCAGCCCCGACGCCGACGGATTTGCGTCGGGCGTCGAGGCTGTCCTCGGTAGTTCAGATCGGGGCGGCGGTGACGTCAGCGGGAATTGCCGTAGCGGTCGGCAAGTTTGACTTCCTTGGCCGTCCGCGGCACTGATTCGGGCTCGGGCTTTTTGCGACGCCCCATGGTGCGGGCCGGGGTCGGAGTCGGCGCTGGAGTTGTGTCATCGCCCGGTTCGTCATCGAGCAGTTCGGCGGACTCTTCCTTCTCCTTGCGTCGTTCCCGCCATTCCGCGCGGATGAAGTACGCCAGTCCGAGCGGCGCCATGATGCCGAACGCGAGCCACTGGAATCCGTAGGAAAGATACGGACCGGCGTCGAGTTGGGGGAGCGGAATGGTGCCGAGCCCACCGGGCTGGTCGGGCTCGAGCTGGATGTAGGCATTGACAAGGTCGGTACCGATGAACTCGCCGATGGGACCCGCGTCGATGGAGTAGACCTGCGTCGCGCCGTCTTCGAACATCGGTATTCGGCCCGGAGCTGTGCCTTCCGACAAGCGAACCCGGCCGTTCAAGGTGACGGGATCGGTGGGCGGCGCGGCAATCGGAGGCGCCTCGGCGCCCGTGATCGGGCGAACGTAGCCGCGATTGACGAGAATGGTTCGACCATCCTCGAGGGCGAACGGAGTCAAGACCTCGTAGGCCGGTGCACCTTCGACGGACTGAAGGCGGACAAGAATGTCGGCATTCGGCACATAGGACCCGGTGGCTGTGATGTTTCGCCACTCGTCGGCCGGCGCGATGGTGTCGTCGGCGATGACGTTGCCGATGGGCACAGTCTCGGCGTTGATGGAGTTGGAGATCAGATCGTTGCGGTACTCGGTGGACGTGTTCTTTCCGAGCTGCCATGGCGCCAGCACGGTGAAACACATGTAGGCGAAGACGCCGACCACAGCTGCCAATACCAACCAACCGGGCCGCAACAAGAATCTGAGTCTCCGCACGACTACTACGGTATCCGTTCTTCCGAACTGAGTGAATTCAGCTCCGCGTCCTACAGCCGTTCGCGGATCCAGACCAGGATGTCCGGAATTGCCGCTTCGATCTGATCCTGGACCAGTTCGAATCCGGAGAAGTCACCGTAGTAAGGGTCCGGTACGGAATCCCCGTCTGCGTCGGGGTCGAAGGAACGCAGCAGCCGACGACGCTCCGTCGGAACGCCGAGGTGAGCGAGCTCACGATCGTGGCCGGTGTCGAGGGCTACAACGAGGTCTGCCGACAGATGGTCGTCGTTGACCTGGGCCGCGCTGTGGCCGGTCGGATAGTTCGCGGCGACGAGAATCTTGTTGGTGCGCGAGTCGGCTTCCTCGCCGCTGTGCCAGCCGTCGATGCCGGCGCTGGTCACCCGAACCTGATCGCCGAGACCTTCGCGTTGCAGATGGCCGAGCAGGATCTTCTCCGCCATCGGCGACCGGCAGATATTACCGGTGCAGACAAATGTCACGTGCAGTGCTGGCGAGTCAGTGCCGGCCATCGAGTAGTCCTCCCAATTCGTGGGTCGACGCAACCGAGTGATGAGCGCCGTCCGATTCGGATGCGTGACCGTAACCCCATTCGACGAACAGCGCCGGGATTCCGAACTTTGCTGCTCCCAGAATGTCGTGATCACGATCGCCCACCATGATCACATCCGCGGTGCCGCCGTCGGTTGCGCTCACCGGGGTCAGCCCGAGTGAGGTCAACGAATGTGCAATGACGTCCGGCTTGGCGCGCCGGGAACCGTCGTCGCTCGCGCCGCCGATGAACTCGAAATAGTGGGCGAGGCCGAAATGCTCGAGGATGCGGATCGCGAACCGCTCCGACTTCGACGTCGCGACCGCCAACCGGGTGCCGTGCGCGCTGGCCCGGGCCAGTACGTCGTCCATACCGTCGAAGACCGAGTTTTCACTCCACCCGACGGCGTCGTAGCGCTCGATGTACGCGCTGATCGCTACGTCGACCTCGTCAGCGGGCATGTCCATCGAGCGAAACGTGTCGATCATTGGAGGGCCGATGACTGCGGCGAGCATCTCTTCAGTGGGTTCGGGCCGGCCGACGGTGGCCAGTGCATGACGGAACCCGCGGTGAATTCCGGGGGCCGAATCGGTGATGGTTCCGTCGAGGTCGAAGAGGACTACGGGAAATCTATCGAGGGGAAGTGAGCTCACAGAAGCTCATTATCCCGCACGTGGGGAGCCCTGTCCGCGCCCGTAGTCTCGTCACCGTGAGTATCGCAGCGGACGACCTGGACAGTTTGCGTCACCACGGAGACGTCGACGCGCAGCCGGGGCTTCTCGATTTTGCCGTCAACGTCCAAGGCAGCGGACCCCCGGCGTGGCTGCGGGAGCGCCTGGCGCACGAGTTGTCGACGCTCGGTGCGTACCCCTCTGCGGCAGCGGAACTACGGGCCAGGGAAACCGTCGCGGCGCGGCACGGCCGCCGGCCTGACGAGGTGTTGTTGCTCTCCGGTGGGGCCGAGGGATTCGCGATGCTGCCGCGGCTCGGCTCGATAGCGGCGGCGCTGATCCATCCGTCGTTCACGGAACCCGAGCTGGCTCTGCGGGAAGCCGGCGTGCCAGTGACGCAAGTGGTCTTGGAACTGCCGTATCTGTTGCGCGGCGCGAAGGTGCCTGAATCGGCAGATCTTGTGGTTTTGGGTAACCCCACCAATCCGACGTCGGTGCTGCATCCGAAAGTCGACGTGTTGGCGCTGCGTCGGCCGGGCCGAATTCTGGTCGTGGACGAGGCCTTCGGCGACGCGGTACCGGGAGAATCGGAGAGCGTTGCCGATCAGTCTCTGCCGGATGTGCTGGTGCTGCGCAGTCTGACAAAGACATGGGCGCTGGCGGGTTTGCGATGCGGTTACGCGCTCGGAGCACCCGACGTGCTGGCGCGGCTCACCGAAGGTCGGGCGCATTGGCCGCTCGGAAGCTTGCAGATCGAAGCGATCAGGGCGTGTTGCGAACCGTCAGCGGTGCGACAGTCGCAAGAGAAAGCAATGGAGATTGCCCGCGATCGGGAATCGCTGTGCCGCGAGCTTCGCGGTATCGGAATTTCGGTCCACGAACCTGCTTCGGCGCCCTTCGTACTTCTCGAGCTTGCCGACGGCGAAGCGATGCGTCTGCACCTTCGTGAGCGCGGAATCGCTGTTCGTCGGTGCGATACGTTTCCCGGACTCGGCCCCGATCATCTACGTCTGGCAGTTCGCCCGCCGCATCAGGTGTCGATCCTGATCGACGCAATGAAGGAGATCTTGTGAGCACAACCCTCGCCGACGTCATAGCGATACTCGAGGCCGCGTACCCACCGGCACTCGCAGAGTCGTGGGACTCCGTCGGATTGGTGTGCGGCGACCCGGCCGATTCGGTAAACCGGATGGTCTTTGCCGTGGACCCCACCGAATCCGTAGTCGACGACGCTATCGCCTCGGGCGCGGACCTGCTGGTCGTGCACCATCCGCTTCTGCTGCGCGGAGTCGATACCGTCGGCGCGCACACGCCGAAAGGCGCCCTGGTGCACAAGCTGATCAAAGCGGGATGCGCCTTGTTCTCGGCGCACACCAACGCCGATTCGGCCGACCCCGGAGTCTCCGACGCTCTGGCAGATGCCCTCGGTCTGACGGTGCTTCGCCCGATCGAACCGAAGCCGTCGCAGCCCCTGGATAAATGGGTGGTCATGGTTCCGATCGAGAGCGCCGCCGCAGTGCAGGACGCGTTGTTCGAGGCAGGCGCCGGCCGCATCGGCGACTACAGCGAGTGCAGTTGGACTGTCACGGGCACCGGACAATTCCGTCCCGGCGACAATGCAACTCCGGCCATCGGAAGCGTCGGAGCACTGGAGCAGGTCTCGGAAGATCGGATCGAGGTCATCGCGCCGCGCACCACGCGCGCGGCGGTACTCGACGCTCTGCGCACCGCACACCCCTACGAAGAACCAGCCTTCGACGTGTTCGAGTTGGCCACCTTCGCGAGCTCGCTGGGCCTCGGCCGCATCGGTGAGCTTCCGCACGCCGAATCGCTGCGCGAGTTCACCGCGCGAGTCGCGGGCGGCTTGCCGTCGACGGAATGGGGTGTTCGAGCCGCCGGTGACCCCGACGCGATGGTGCGTACCGTCGCGGTCTGCGGCGGTTCCGGCGATTCGTATCTCGGCGTGGTGTCCGCGCTGGGCGTCGACGTCTACGTGACGTCCGACCTGCGGCATCACCCGGCTGACGAGCACCTGCGCGCTGGTGGACCGGCGCTCGTCGACGTTGCACACTGGGCCAGTGAATATCCGTGGTGCGCCCAGGCGAAGTCGGTGGTCGACGCCGCATTCGGGTCCGTTCCCGAGTGGCACAGCCGAGTCAGCACCATCCGCACCGATCCGTGGTGCCTGAGTGCGTCGTAGGTGGCCACCGATCAAGGTACGGTTGCACGAACATTTCAACAGCAGACCCGTCACCGGACATACAGCAGGAGTTACACAGCGTGAACGTCCAACCACAGGTGCAAGCCAAGCTTCTCGACCTCGCCGGCGTGGATGCGGAGCTCACCCGGATCGCACATCGACGCGGTGCGCTTCCCGAGCAGCAGGAAGTTGACCGTCTCGAGGCTGAGCGCGTCAGCCGCAAGGATGCGTCCGTCGGCGTCGAAATCCAGATCGATGACATCGATCGCGATATCCGCAAGCTCGAAGGTGAGATCGACGCTGTTCGTCAGCGTGAAGACAAAGACCGCACTCTCTTGCAGAGCGGCAATGTGGCTGCCAAGCAGCTCACCGAACTCGAACACGAACTCGGCAGCCTTGTCCGTAGGCAGGGCCTTCTCGAAGACGAGTTGCTCGAGGTCATGGAACAGCGTGAGGCGCTGCAGGCAGATTACGATCACGCCGGCGCGCAGCTGTCGCAGGCAGAAGAAGAATTGGTTGACGCCAAGCGTCGTCGCGACGACGCGGTCGCCGATCTGAACAAGGCGCAGGAGCGTTGCGTCGCGGACCGTGAGCGTCTGGTTGTCGAGTTCCCCGCCGATTTCCTGGCGGTCTACGAGAAGCAGCGCACACTCGGCGGCCCCGGCGCGGCCCTGCTTCAGGCCCGCCGTTGTGGTGCCTGCCGAATCGAAATCGACCGCGGCGAGATCTCGCGCATTGCGGGCACGGCGTCCGATGTTGTTGTCCGTTGCCCTGAATGCGGCGCAATCATGGTGCGTACCAAGGAGTCCGGTCTGTGAGTTTGTCACGAGTCATCGTCGAGGCTGACGGTGGATCGCGGGGAAACCCAGGTCCGGCTGGCTACGGCGCCGCCGTGTTCGACAGCTCCCGCAGCGTGCTGGCCGAACGCAAGGAAAGCATCGGCACCGCCACCAACAATGTTGCGGAGTACCGCGGGTTGATTGCGGGTTTGACCGCTGCGGGTGAACTCGGCGCCTCCGATGTCGACGTCCGGATGGATTCCAAACTGGTTGTCGAGCAGATGTCCGGGCGCTGGAAGGTCAAGCACCCGGACATGATTCCGCTGCAGCGGAAGGCCGCGGAGTTGGCGGCGCAGTTCGCGAGCGTGACGTACACCTGGATTCCGCGCGCCGAGAACTCGCACGCGGATCGCCTGGCCAACGAGGCTATGGACGCGGCCGCCGGTGTGGACACCGCAAGCGAATCCGTCCCGGTGTCGACACCGCGAACCGCGCCCGCCGAGACCTCGTCCGAGCCGCAGATCGCCGGTTCGCCCGGGTGGACGGCCAGCGTGGGTAAGCCGACGCGCATGTTGCTGCTGCGCCACGGCCAGACAGCGATGTCGGTCGATCGTCGGTATTCGGGCCGGGGTAATCCCATCCTCACGGCTCTGGGGCGCGCCCAGGCTGCCGGTGCAGCAGCACGATTCGGCAGTCGCGGTGGCATCGACGCCATCGTCTCGTCTCCGTTGGGCCGTACGCGCGAAACAGCCGACGAATCGGCGCGGGTTCTCGGCCTGCCGGTGATCGAGCACAAAGGTCTGATCGAAACCGATTTCGGCGAGTGGGACGGGCTCACGTTTCGTGAAGCGGCGCAGCGTGATCCGGAACTGCATACGGCGTGGTTGTCCGACACGTCGGTGAAGCCGCCCGGCGGTGAGAGCTTCGACGAGGTTCGTGAGCGGGTGATTGCCGCCCGTGACGATCTGCTCGCAACTTACGGTGGGTCGACCCTGCTCGTGGTCTCGCACGTGACACCGATCAAGACCCTGGTGCAACTGGCGCTCGATGCCGGTCCGTCGTTGCTGTATCGCCTGCACCTGGATTTGGCGTCGTTGAGTATCGCCGAGTTCTACCCGGACGGGGGAGCGTCGGTGCGACTGGTGAACGACACGTCGCATTTGCGCTAGCTACAGGACGAGCCAGAGCGCGCTGACCGCTCCGAGCAGGGTCAGCGGCGTGGTTGACAGACCGAGCAGTGTGAAGGTTGCCAGCGTGGGCGCAGCGTCCACGCTGGTGGCCACTCGCCGCCACAGCATCGTGGCCAGTGAGCCGACGTAGGTGAGGTTGGGGCCGAGGTTCACCCCGATGAGCATCGCCAGGAGCAGGCCGGTCGGGGCCGAGGGGCCGAGGGCCGCGATCATCAGCAAGGTGGCCGGCAGGTTGTTCACGAGATTCGACGCGATTGCCGCCACCGCTGCCACCACGAGCAGTGAGACGTAGCTGGTATCGGACGGCAGAATCCGTGCCACAGCATCCCCGACGGGACCGTTCGCGACGCCCGCCACCACAATTCCGAGCACCAGAACAAACGCGCAGAACCACAGATCGGCCGCGTAGACGATCCGCTTGAAGTCGGTTCTGTGGCGACGAAGGGCGATCGCAGACAGCACTGCGGCCCCGGCAACGGCCACCCACGCCGGTTCGATGCCGACGAATCCCGAAGCGGCAAAGCCCAACAGCGTTGCCCCGATGACGACCAACGGCAGGACGGGAGCCGGTGCGAGGTGAACTTCTCGAACCGGGGCAGCCACAGGACCGAGCTCCGATCGGAAGAACCATCGAAAGACGAGATACTCGATCACGATCGTCACGATCCACGGCAGTGCCATCAGTGCGGTGAAGTGCAGGAAGGTCAGCCCCGTTGCCGAAAACGCAATGAGGTTGGTCAGATTGGAGACGGGGAGAAGCGTCGACGCCGAATTCGAGAGGTGCGCAGCGGCATACGAGTGCGGCTGCGGGCTGACGCTGATGGATCGGGCAGCGACGATCACTGCTGGGGTGAGCAGCACCACCGTCGCGTCGAGGCTCAGTACGGCCGTTGTCAGGGCCGCTGCGCCGAAGACGTAGGTGAGCAGGCGCCGCGGATCGCGGCGCGAGCCTTGCCGCAGTATCTGACTGACCCAGTGGAAAACACCCAGTGCGTCGGCGGCATGAGCGAGGATCAGCACCGCCACCAGGAACACGACGGTCGGCGCCATCGCCGTCACTTCGCCGCGTGCCTCGCCGAGCGTGACCGCGCCGGTCAGAACCACAGCCAGGGCGGCGGGGCCGGCCACGACGATCTCGGGCAGTCCGCGCGGGCGAACGATCGCGAACACGAGCACCAGCCCGACCAGAACGATCGGAAGCAGATTCACTTCAGAAGTTTGTGGAGAGTGTTCAGATTGCGGGTGGTGGTGTACGCCTTGAACTTCGGTTTGCCGGTGTTCTTGCCGAATGCGCTCTTGATGGTCATGCCCTTCTCGACCTCCCAGTACAAGACACCGTCGCCCGGGGCGACCCGTTCGACTGCCGGGTCGAGACCCGCCGCCGATTCGGCGAGTTCAGCGAGTACGGACGGCTCCGACGCGATCATCGCGTACGCATGCCAGCCCTTGCGGTCGGGGTCGAAAGGATATCCGTCGACGATGGCCGCCAAGGCTGAAGTGTCGAGCACGAACACCCAGGCTTCGTACCCGAATTCGCGGTTCAGAGCTGTTTCGATGGTTTTCTTCAGCGTCGGCACATCGGCACTGGCGCTGTCGAAGAGGACATTGCCCGAAGCCAGGACCGTCTTCACACGCTCGAATCCGAGTTCGGTGAAGACGCGCGCGAGGTCCACCATCTTGATGTTGATACCGCCGACATTGATGCCGCGTAGCAGGGCCACGTACCGAGTCATAAGGCGACCATAGTTCGGGTCACCGACAGCGACCCGGTAACCTACTGGGGCGGACGAGTTGGCCGGGCGGCCGCGGATCAGGGAACCAGCGCGTAGTGCGCACAGGCCCCGAGTCGAGGAAAGTCCGGACTCCACAGAGCAGGGCGGTTGTTAACGGCAACCCGAGGCAACTCGCGGGACAGTGCCACAGAAAACAGACCGCCTGCCTTTCGGGGCAGGTAAGGGTGAAACGGTGCGGTAAGAGCGCACCAGCACCCCGGGTGACCGGGGTGGCTAGGTAAACCCCGCCCGGAGCAAGGTTGAAGGTCGCATCGCGTGCGGTGCGGCTGCGCAAGTGTTCGAGGGCTGCTCGCCCGAGCTTGCGGGTGAACCGCGTGAGGCACCCGGCGACGGTGTGTCCAGATGGATGGTCGCCACTCGTCACTTCGGTGTCGAGGACAGGATCCGGCTTATACGCCAACTCGTTCGCCCTGACTTTTTTCGCAGGCGTCGCAAGCGCATACAACCCCCGTCGGCATGGCCGACGGGGGTTGTATGTCGTAGATCGTGTGGCGGTGGATCAGATGGGCTTGATGACCAACAGAGTCGCCCAGTAGGTCGCCGCGTCATGGCCCATGAGCGGGAGGAGGTAATCGTAAAGAATTGCGGACATTGCGCGCTCCAATTTCTGTTCGTAGCTTGTCGAGGGCGATCAAGCAGAACTCACCGTTCGATTGTCCGGTTTTCACCTGCCAGGCCAAGTCGAAAGAATAGCAGTCTCACAGCGATCTACAAGCTTGACTCCCACTGAAATGCCACACTGTATTCATGACTGATGAAGATCGACTCTGGTACTTCGATGTGTCCGATGGTTCTGTCTCTCAAGGCAAGGGTCCCTCATCGCTGACGAGAATGGGGCCGTACCCTGATCGCGAGTCGGCAGAGCATGCACTGCAGATCGCGGCGGAACGCAACAAAGCCGCTGATCGGGCCGATGACGACTGGAACAACTGAGTTCGGTTGATGCGCCGAATCGAAGGTGGAGGACGCGTGCCCGCGAGTCGAATAACGGTGCAGGGAATCGACTTCGGGACGATTCGGGCGGAGTTTTCGTTGCCGGACGCGTTCGGCGGTGCGGCGCAGAGCGAGGCCGACAATGCCCGCGATCGGCATGCCGACGGCCGAGTCGACGCCACGCACATCGAGTTCGTCACCATCGATCCGCCCGGATCGATGGATCTCGATCAGGCAGTGCATCTGGAGAAGTCGGCCGACGGCTTTGTTGTCCACTACGCCATCGCGGACGTCGCCGCGGTGGTGGTTCCGGGCGGCGCGCTCGACGTCGAAACCCGCAAGCGGGGCCAAACCTTTTATCTCCCGGACGGTTCCGTACCCCTGCATCCGCGTGCCCTGTCGGAAGGTTCGGCCAGCCTGTTGCCGGATGTGGTCCGCCCGGCAGCGCTCTGGCGAATCGAACTCGACGTCAACGCAGAGCCGACGTCGTGGACCGTGACCAGGGCCCTCGTGAAATCCGTGGCGCGTCTGGACTATTCGACGGTCCAGGCCGACGCCGATGCCGGTACCTTGCACCCCTCGATTGCCGCTCTCCCGGAATTCGGCAGGCTACGTGGTGACTCGGCGGTAGCCCGCGGCGCCATCGAGCTGAAGTTGCCGGAGCAGTCGGTGGTCCGGGAAGAATCCGGGCCGGACGAAACCGGGCGGTGGCGAATTGTGTTGGAACCGCGTACGGAAGCCGACGACTGGAATGCCGAAGTATCGCTGTTGACGGGGATGTGCGCCGGCCGGATGATGATCGGCGCAGGTGTCGGATTGTTGCGGACGCTACCGCCGGCCGAGCAATCGGCAGTGGACACGTTGCGGAGAACTGCGGTTGCACTGGGTATTACGTGGCCGCCGGGCAAATCGGTTGGCCAAGTACTCGCTGGACTCGACGCGCAGGAGCCGTCCACGTTGGCCTTGATGTCGGTAGCGCCGTCTTTGCTGCGTGGCGCTGACTATGCGGCGTTCGACGGTCAATTGCCCGATCTGACAGTGCATGCGGGGATCGGCGCGCCCTACGCTCACGTGACCGCTCCGCTGCGCCGGTTGTCCGATCGCTTCAGTACCGAGATTTGTCTGGCGATCAGCGCTGGTACGCCGGTACCGGATTGGGTGCGCGCGGCACTTCCGGAATTGCCGCCGATCATGAGCGGATCGGATTCGGTTGCCAACAAGGTGGACCGGGCCTGCATCGATCTGACCGAGGTGACGTTGCTCGAGGGACGCGTCGGCGAGGTGTTCGACGCTGTGGTGATGCGATCCAGGGACGGCAAGCGCGCGGCCGAGGTGTTCATTCCGTCGGTAACCGTGATCGCAAAATGTGTGGGCACTCCCGACGACGGTGAGCGGGTGAAGGTGCGACTCACCGCCGTCGATACGGCCAAGCGAACTGTGGAGTTCACTTTTCCGGCATAGAGCTTTCCGGCATAGAGCCGAGTTACCGGTAGGAGTCCGTTGCCTCGATCAGGTGATGGGCGATGCCGGGTTCCATGGCGGAATGGCCGGCGTCGTCGACGATCACGAGCTTCGACTCCGGCCAGGCATTATGCAGGTCCCAGGCACTGGTGGCGGGGCAGACGACGTCGTAGCGACCTTGCACGATCGTTCCGGGAATGCCGTGCAGGGCGGAACTCTTAGTCAGTAGTTGGGCTTCGTCGAAGAAGCCGCCGTTGACGAAGTAGTGGTTCTCGATCCGTGCAAAGGCCAGTGCAAAGCGAACTTCGGAGTTTTCCTCGACCTTGTCCGGCTTCGGGATCAGGTAGCTCGTCGAACCCTCCCACGCGGACCAGGCGATTGCAGCGCGCTCTGCCACAGCGGCGTCGTCGGAATGCAGGAGACGGTGGTAGACCGCCACCAGATCGTCGCCGCGCTCGTTCTCCGGCACCGGTTCGAGGAACTTGGCCCAGCGTTCGGGGAACAGATGACCCGCTCCGCCGTTGTAGTACCAGTCGATTTCGCTTCGGCGCAGGAGGAAGATCCCGCGCAGCACAAGCTCGGTGACGCGGGTCGGGAAGGTTTCGGCGTAGGACAGCGCGAGGGTTGAACCCCACGATCCGCCGAACACCATCCACTTCTCGATACCGAGATGCTCACGTAGGGCCTCGATGTCGTGCAGCAGCTTGTCGGTGGTGTTGACCGACAGATCGGCGCCGTCGGCGACGTGTGGAGTGGACCGACCGCATCCACGCTGGTCGAGAAGAATGATTCGGTAGGCGTCGGGATCGAAGAACTGCCGCAGCGACGGGTGTGTCCCTCCGCCGGGGCCGCCGTGCAGAAAC
The nucleotide sequence above comes from Rhodococcus sp. KBS0724. Encoded proteins:
- a CDS encoding SURF1 family protein, which encodes MRRLRFLLRPGWLVLAAVVGVFAYMCFTVLAPWQLGKNTSTEYRNDLISNSINAETVPIGNVIADDTIAPADEWRNITATGSYVPNADILVRLQSVEGAPAYEVLTPFALEDGRTILVNRGYVRPITGAEAPPIAAPPTDPVTLNGRVRLSEGTAPGRIPMFEDGATQVYSIDAGPIGEFIGTDLVNAYIQLEPDQPGGLGTIPLPQLDAGPYLSYGFQWLAFGIMAPLGLAYFIRAEWRERRKEKEESAELLDDEPGDDTTPAPTPTPARTMGRRKKPEPESVPRTAKEVKLADRYGNSR
- a CDS encoding bifunctional RNase H/acid phosphatase → MSLSRVIVEADGGSRGNPGPAGYGAAVFDSSRSVLAERKESIGTATNNVAEYRGLIAGLTAAGELGASDVDVRMDSKLVVEQMSGRWKVKHPDMIPLQRKAAELAAQFASVTYTWIPRAENSHADRLANEAMDAAAGVDTASESVPVSTPRTAPAETSSEPQIAGSPGWTASVGKPTRMLLLRHGQTAMSVDRRYSGRGNPILTALGRAQAAGAAARFGSRGGIDAIVSSPLGRTRETADESARVLGLPVIEHKGLIETDFGEWDGLTFREAAQRDPELHTAWLSDTSVKPPGGESFDEVRERVIAARDDLLATYGGSTLLVVSHVTPIKTLVQLALDAGPSLLYRLHLDLASLSIAEFYPDGGASVRLVNDTSHLR
- a CDS encoding DUF1697 domain-containing protein, translated to MTRYVALLRGINVGGINIKMVDLARVFTELGFERVKTVLASGNVLFDSASADVPTLKKTIETALNREFGYEAWVFVLDTSALAAIVDGYPFDPDRKGWHAYAMIASEPSVLAELAESAAGLDPAVERVAPGDGVLYWEVEKGMTIKSAFGKNTGKPKFKAYTTTRNLNTLHKLLK
- a CDS encoding RNB domain-containing ribonuclease, whose amino-acid sequence is MRRIEGGGRVPASRITVQGIDFGTIRAEFSLPDAFGGAAQSEADNARDRHADGRVDATHIEFVTIDPPGSMDLDQAVHLEKSADGFVVHYAIADVAAVVVPGGALDVETRKRGQTFYLPDGSVPLHPRALSEGSASLLPDVVRPAALWRIELDVNAEPTSWTVTRALVKSVARLDYSTVQADADAGTLHPSIAALPEFGRLRGDSAVARGAIELKLPEQSVVREESGPDETGRWRIVLEPRTEADDWNAEVSLLTGMCAGRMMIGAGVGLLRTLPPAEQSAVDTLRRTAVALGITWPPGKSVGQVLAGLDAQEPSTLALMSVAPSLLRGADYAAFDGQLPDLTVHAGIGAPYAHVTAPLRRLSDRFSTEICLAISAGTPVPDWVRAALPELPPIMSGSDSVANKVDRACIDLTEVTLLEGRVGEVFDAVVMRSRDGKRAAEVFIPSVTVIAKCVGTPDDGERVKVRLTAVDTAKRTVEFTFPA
- a CDS encoding low molecular weight protein-tyrosine-phosphatase, which produces MAGTDSPALHVTFVCTGNICRSPMAEKILLGHLQREGLGDQVRVTSAGIDGWHSGEEADSRTNKILVAANYPTGHSAAQVNDDHLSADLVVALDTGHDRELAHLGVPTERRRLLRSFDPDADGDSVPDPYYGDFSGFELVQDQIEAAIPDILVWIRERL
- a CDS encoding zinc ribbon domain-containing protein, which gives rise to MNVQPQVQAKLLDLAGVDAELTRIAHRRGALPEQQEVDRLEAERVSRKDASVGVEIQIDDIDRDIRKLEGEIDAVRQREDKDRTLLQSGNVAAKQLTELEHELGSLVRRQGLLEDELLEVMEQREALQADYDHAGAQLSQAEEELVDAKRRRDDAVADLNKAQERCVADRERLVVEFPADFLAVYEKQRTLGGPGAALLQARRCGACRIEIDRGEISRIAGTASDVVVRCPECGAIMVRTKESGL
- the cobC gene encoding Rv2231c family pyridoxal phosphate-dependent protein CobC: MSIAADDLDSLRHHGDVDAQPGLLDFAVNVQGSGPPAWLRERLAHELSTLGAYPSAAAELRARETVAARHGRRPDEVLLLSGGAEGFAMLPRLGSIAAALIHPSFTEPELALREAGVPVTQVVLELPYLLRGAKVPESADLVVLGNPTNPTSVLHPKVDVLALRRPGRILVVDEAFGDAVPGESESVADQSLPDVLVLRSLTKTWALAGLRCGYALGAPDVLARLTEGRAHWPLGSLQIEAIRACCEPSAVRQSQEKAMEIARDRESLCRELRGIGISVHEPASAPFVLLELADGEAMRLHLRERGIAVRRCDTFPGLGPDHLRLAVRPPHQVSILIDAMKEIL
- a CDS encoding SLC13 family permease; this encodes MNLLPIVLVGLVLVFAIVRPRGLPEIVVAGPAALAVVLTGAVTLGEARGEVTAMAPTVVFLVAVLILAHAADALGVFHWVSQILRQGSRRDPRRLLTYVFGAAALTTAVLSLDATVVLLTPAVIVAARSISVSPQPHSYAAAHLSNSASTLLPVSNLTNLIAFSATGLTFLHFTALMALPWIVTIVIEYLVFRWFFRSELGPVAAPVREVHLAPAPVLPLVVIGATLLGFAASGFVGIEPAWVAVAGAAVLSAIALRRHRTDFKRIVYAADLWFCAFVLVLGIVVAGVANGPVGDAVARILPSDTSYVSLLVVAAVAAIASNLVNNLPATLLMIAALGPSAPTGLLLAMLIGVNLGPNLTYVGSLATMLWRRVATSVDAAPTLATFTLLGLSTTPLTLLGAVSALWLVL
- a CDS encoding HAD-IA family hydrolase, translating into MSSLPLDRFPVVLFDLDGTITDSAPGIHRGFRHALATVGRPEPTEEMLAAVIGPPMIDTFRSMDMPADEVDVAISAYIERYDAVGWSENSVFDGMDDVLARASAHGTRLAVATSKSERFAIRILEHFGLAHYFEFIGGASDDGSRRAKPDVIAHSLTSLGLTPVSATDGGTADVIMVGDRDHDILGAAKFGIPALFVEWGYGHASESDGAHHSVASTHELGGLLDGRH
- a CDS encoding Nif3-like dinuclear metal center hexameric protein; protein product: MSTTLADVIAILEAAYPPALAESWDSVGLVCGDPADSVNRMVFAVDPTESVVDDAIASGADLLVVHHPLLLRGVDTVGAHTPKGALVHKLIKAGCALFSAHTNADSADPGVSDALADALGLTVLRPIEPKPSQPLDKWVVMVPIESAAAVQDALFEAGAGRIGDYSECSWTVTGTGQFRPGDNATPAIGSVGALEQVSEDRIEVIAPRTTRAAVLDALRTAHPYEEPAFDVFELATFASSLGLGRIGELPHAESLREFTARVAGGLPSTEWGVRAAGDPDAMVRTVAVCGGSGDSYLGVVSALGVDVYVTSDLRHHPADEHLRAGGPALVDVAHWASEYPWCAQAKSVVDAAFGSVPEWHSRVSTIRTDPWCLSAS
- the pip gene encoding prolyl aminopeptidase, with translation MADTGELRELYPPIEPHTSGFLDVGDNQNMYWEISGNPDGKPVVFLHGGPGGGTHPSLRQFFDPDAYRIILLDQRGCGRSTPHVADGADLSVNTTDKLLHDIEALREHLGIEKWMVFGGSWGSTLALSYAETFPTRVTELVLRGIFLLRRSEIDWYYNGGAGHLFPERWAKFLEPVPENERGDDLVAVYHRLLHSDDAAVAERAAIAWSAWEGSTSYLIPKPDKVEENSEVRFALAFARIENHYFVNGGFFDEAQLLTKSSALHGIPGTIVQGRYDVVCPATSAWDLHNAWPESKLVIVDDAGHSAMEPGIAHHLIEATDSYR